Below is a genomic region from Nitrososphaerota archaeon.
AGCGGCTTGTAGACTTGGGTCCTGAGTGGAAGGCTATAGATTATGAAGAGAAGGAGAAGAAGGTGAGAGTAGGTTCACCTATAACACCAAGGCTTCATGACTATGGGTTAGGTAGCGAAATTGAGCGTGTCCAAGATTATGGTCAGACAAATGAGTCGCTTAGAGTCTGGCAGAAGCGTCTAAGAACATCCACCTCAGCGGAGAGAAACCTAGTGCAAGCGTTGTCCAAGATTAATGATCTATGTGAAAGTTTAAAGATGCCTATAGTTGTTGCTGAAACCGCCTCACGCACATATCGGCAGCTACTAAAGAAGGGTGTAGTAAAGAGCAAGTGTATGGCGAAGGTGACAGCGGCCATAGTCTACTTCTCAGCAAAGGTTCATGGTGTTGAAAGAAGCGTTAAAGAGGTTTCCGAAGCAGCCGGAGTTGATATAAAGGCGGTGAATAAATACTATAGGTTAATCGCTTCAGAAGCTCCGGTAGAGCGCCCTCCCCTACCCACTGTTGAAAAACAGATAGCGAGGCTCGCAAATCTTATGAAGGTGAGTGCGAAGACCGAAAGGTTAGCGCTGCAAATCTATAAAGAAACGAAGGCTACAACGATCCAAGACGGTAAGTCGCCTAGCGGTTTAGCCGCCGCATACATCTATATCGCCTCTGTCATGAACAATGAAAACATACCTCAACGTGAAGTAGCAGCGGTCGCTGATATCACCGATGTTACAGTCAGGCACAGGTACAGAGAGATCCTCGAGAACTTCGTCATCAAGCAGACTCTTAAACCCTTGAAGGGCGCTGCTTAAGCGAGTTGTAAACACGCTTTGAAGAAGATCATCGATCTAAGAAGCGATACGGTAACCCTACCGACTGAAGAGATGCTTGAAGCCATCAGAAACGCTGCTTTAGGTGACGATGTATTTGGAGAAGACCCTACGGTCAACGAACTCGAAGCCTTAGCAGCTAAGAAGATGGGTAAAGAAGATGCTCTACTAGTTACAAGCGGCACACAGGGAAATCTGGTTTCTGTACTTTCCCATACGAAGCGAGGTGATGAAGTGATTCTGGAGGCTGATGCACACATCTATCATTATGAGCTCGGAGGGATATCTGCCATAGCGGGTGTTCTGCCGAGGCTCGTCAAAGGCGAGATGGGTGTACCAGCGCCTGAAGATGTCGAGGAAGCTATTCGCCCACCAGACCCCCACTTCCCTAAAACCACGCTCCTATGCTTAGAAAATACGCATAATTTAGCCGGAGGCACCTGCATAACCCCTTCACAGACCCGCAAGCTTTGTGACGTCGCTGCAAAACACGGGCTTAGGGTTCATCTTGATGGTGCACGCAT
It encodes:
- a CDS encoding transcription initiation factor IIB 2 gives rise to the protein MSSGLDESLRCKICGGRLIGDLERGEAFCSVCGSVLDERLVDLGPEWKAIDYEEKEKKVRVGSPITPRLHDYGLGSEIERVQDYGQTNESLRVWQKRLRTSTSAERNLVQALSKINDLCESLKMPIVVAETASRTYRQLLKKGVVKSKCMAKVTAAIVYFSAKVHGVERSVKEVSEAAGVDIKAVNKYYRLIASEAPVERPPLPTVEKQIARLANLMKVSAKTERLALQIYKETKATTIQDGKSPSGLAAAYIYIASVMNNENIPQREVAAVADITDVTVRHRYREILENFVIKQTLKPLKGAA
- a CDS encoding aminotransferase class I/II-fold pyridoxal phosphate-dependent enzyme; this translates as MKKIIDLRSDTVTLPTEEMLEAIRNAALGDDVFGEDPTVNELEALAAKKMGKEDALLVTSGTQGNLVSVLSHTKRGDEVILEADAHIYHYELGGISAIAGVLPRLVKGEMGVPAPEDVEEAIRPPDPHFPKTTLLCLENTHNLAGGTCITPSQTRKLCDVAAKHGLRVHLDGARIFNAAVALGVDVKELVAPVDSVMFCLSKGLSAPIGSLVVGS